The following are encoded in a window of Corynebacterium argentoratense DSM 44202 genomic DNA:
- a CDS encoding purine-nucleoside phosphorylase: protein MVAKVDPNPYELADTAAEFLLHTARTQCPTHAINGVDAAIVLGSGWRDAADSFARSGAEHLTTIPMAEIPGCVAPTAQGHGGQVRLYSVPRDADAQAPQIVAVCLGRIHAYEGYRDNELWRTTHMVRTMAACGARAVVLTNAAGGLAEGMRVGEPVLISDHINFTARTPLVGARFVDLTDAYSPRLRVLANDVASRAGSTASTGTAALREAVYAMMPGPQYETPAEIAMLRTLGVGLVGMSTVYETIAAREAGMEVLGISLVTNLAAGISGQPLNHEEVLEAGAQAAEMMGSLLAQVVRKL from the coding sequence ATGGTTGCCAAGGTTGACCCAAACCCCTACGAGCTCGCCGACACCGCCGCAGAATTCCTGCTGCACACTGCACGCACGCAGTGCCCCACCCATGCGATCAATGGTGTTGACGCCGCGATCGTCCTGGGCTCCGGTTGGCGCGACGCCGCAGATTCCTTCGCACGCAGTGGCGCCGAGCACCTCACAACCATCCCCATGGCGGAGATCCCCGGGTGTGTCGCCCCGACCGCTCAAGGCCACGGCGGCCAGGTGCGCCTCTATTCAGTTCCGAGGGATGCAGACGCACAGGCGCCGCAGATAGTCGCTGTATGTTTGGGAAGAATCCACGCCTACGAGGGCTATCGAGACAACGAACTGTGGCGAACCACCCACATGGTCCGCACGATGGCAGCCTGCGGTGCGCGCGCAGTGGTGTTGACGAATGCCGCCGGTGGCCTCGCAGAAGGAATGCGCGTCGGCGAGCCCGTGTTGATCAGCGACCACATCAACTTCACCGCCCGAACCCCGCTGGTGGGCGCGCGTTTCGTCGACTTAACCGATGCCTACTCCCCACGCCTGCGCGTCCTGGCCAATGACGTCGCGTCGCGTGCTGGTTCCACAGCATCAACCGGCACTGCCGCGCTGCGCGAGGCGGTCTACGCCATGATGCCCGGCCCCCAGTACGAAACCCCCGCTGAAATTGCCATGCTGCGCACACTCGGCGTCGGCCTGGTCGGCATGTCAACGGTGTACGAAACCATCGCTGCGCGCGAGGCCGGCATGGAAGTCTTAGGCATCTCACTGGTGACCAACCTGGCGGCGGGTATCAGCGGGCAGCCTCTCAACCACGAAGAAGTCCTTGAGGCAGGTGCCCAGGCAGCCGAGATGATGGGCAGCCTCCTGGCACAGGTGGTGCGCAAACTATGA
- a CDS encoding pyruvate carboxylase, with protein sequence MKKQPTSFKKILVANRGEIAVRAFRAAYEIGAETVAVYPREDRNSFHRSHASEAYRIGTEGSPVKAYLDIDEILRAAKESHADAVYPGYGFLSENAQLARECAENGLVFIGPTPEVLDLTGDKSRAVTAAREAGLPTLDESTPSDDIDVLVEQAKGQQYPLFVKAVAGGGGRGMRFIPNEKELRHLAAEASREALSAFGDARVYIERAVVNPQHIEVQILGDASGDVIHLFERDCSVQRRHQKVVEIAPAQHITQEQREKICAEAVKFCKHIGYIGAGTVEFLVDEQGNHVFIEMNPRIQVEHTVTEEVTQVDLVKAQMQIAAGVTLKELGLTQDAVQLHGAALQCRITTEDPSNGFRPDTGTITSYRSPGGAGVRLDGAIQLGGEITAHFDSMLVKMTCRGSDFATAVARAQRALAEFHVSGVATNIGFLRALLREPDFTEKRVATSFIAEHPWLLSAPPADDEPGRILDYLADVTVNRPHGQPPASSTPADKLPKLPHSPRPRGSRDLLRDVGPVEFAKQLRAQDRLAVTDTTFRDAHQSLLATRVRSSALVDAARHVSYLTPELLSVEAWGGATYDVALRFLHEDPWARLDELREAMPNINIQMLLRGRNAVGYTPYPDHVCNKFVDEAARSGVDIFRIFDALNDVSQMRPAIEAVLSTDTCVAEVAMAYSGNLADPNEKLYTLDYYLKLAEQIVESGAHILAIKDMAGLMRPAAATKLVTALRREFDLPVHVHTHDTAGGQLATYLAAANAGADAVDGASAPLSGTTSQPSLSAIVAAFADTYRDTGLSLKNVSDMEPYWEAVRTMYAPFESGTPGPTGRVYRHEIPGGQLSNLRAQAVALGLADRFELIEDNYAAVNEMLGRPTKVTPSSKVVGDLALHLVGANVDPADFVADPHKYDIPDSVIAFLRGELGTPPGGWPEPFRSRILEGRAETSAALVDVPEEEADNLESKDQATRRAALDRLMFAKPAAEFVEHRRRFGNTSILEDREFFYGLVEGEETVIDLGDSVQLVVRLDAISEPDDKGMRTVVFNVNGQIRPLRVRDHSVESTTQAAEKADPSKAGDVAAPFAGVVTVTAVEGDEVKAGDPVAIIEAMKMEATITAPTGGTISRVVLSQAAKVEGGDLLLVIE encoded by the coding sequence GTGAAAAAACAGCCCACGTCGTTTAAGAAAATCCTGGTCGCCAACCGTGGCGAGATCGCAGTTCGCGCATTCCGTGCTGCATACGAGATCGGTGCAGAAACCGTTGCAGTCTACCCGCGTGAAGACCGCAATTCTTTCCATCGCAGCCATGCATCCGAGGCCTACCGTATTGGTACCGAGGGCTCGCCGGTCAAGGCTTACCTGGATATTGATGAGATCCTGCGGGCAGCCAAGGAATCGCACGCGGACGCTGTCTACCCGGGGTATGGCTTCCTGTCGGAAAATGCTCAGCTTGCTCGCGAGTGCGCGGAAAATGGACTTGTTTTTATCGGCCCCACCCCGGAAGTACTCGATCTGACGGGTGATAAGTCTCGTGCTGTGACGGCTGCTCGCGAAGCTGGCCTGCCCACTCTGGACGAGTCCACCCCGAGCGACGATATTGATGTGTTGGTGGAGCAGGCTAAGGGCCAGCAGTACCCGCTGTTCGTTAAAGCTGTGGCCGGTGGTGGCGGCCGCGGTATGCGCTTTATCCCCAACGAAAAAGAACTTCGCCACTTGGCGGCGGAAGCCTCCCGCGAGGCCTTGTCGGCCTTTGGTGATGCGCGGGTCTACATCGAGCGAGCGGTGGTCAATCCACAGCACATTGAGGTTCAGATCCTGGGCGATGCGTCCGGCGACGTCATTCACCTTTTCGAGCGTGACTGCTCCGTACAGCGTCGTCACCAGAAGGTTGTAGAGATTGCGCCTGCCCAGCACATCACCCAGGAGCAGCGCGAAAAGATTTGTGCCGAGGCGGTGAAGTTTTGCAAGCACATCGGTTACATCGGTGCCGGCACCGTGGAGTTCTTGGTCGATGAGCAAGGCAACCACGTCTTCATCGAGATGAACCCCCGCATCCAGGTCGAGCACACCGTCACCGAGGAAGTCACTCAGGTGGATTTGGTGAAGGCCCAGATGCAGATCGCCGCAGGTGTCACATTGAAGGAACTGGGGCTCACACAGGATGCTGTTCAGTTGCACGGTGCTGCCTTGCAGTGCCGCATCACCACCGAAGATCCGTCGAACGGGTTCCGCCCGGACACTGGCACAATTACTTCGTACCGATCCCCGGGTGGTGCGGGTGTGCGCCTTGACGGAGCGATCCAGTTGGGCGGCGAAATCACCGCTCACTTCGATTCGATGCTGGTGAAGATGACCTGCCGCGGTTCGGATTTTGCCACCGCTGTTGCTCGTGCTCAGCGTGCATTGGCGGAGTTCCATGTTTCCGGCGTGGCAACCAACATTGGCTTCCTCCGCGCCTTGCTGCGCGAGCCTGATTTCACTGAAAAGCGCGTTGCGACGAGCTTTATCGCCGAGCACCCCTGGTTGTTGTCCGCGCCGCCCGCTGATGACGAGCCTGGCCGTATCCTCGACTACCTCGCTGACGTGACGGTCAACCGCCCGCATGGTCAGCCGCCGGCGTCAAGCACCCCTGCAGATAAGTTGCCGAAGCTGCCGCACAGCCCGCGGCCTCGTGGATCGCGTGATCTTCTCCGCGACGTCGGGCCTGTGGAGTTCGCTAAGCAGCTGCGCGCCCAGGATCGTTTGGCCGTCACTGATACGACGTTCCGTGATGCGCACCAGTCCTTGCTCGCCACCCGTGTGCGTTCCAGCGCCCTGGTGGATGCTGCCCGCCACGTGTCCTATTTGACGCCTGAGTTGTTGTCGGTGGAAGCGTGGGGTGGTGCGACCTATGACGTCGCGTTGCGCTTCCTGCACGAAGATCCCTGGGCACGCCTAGATGAACTGCGCGAGGCTATGCCCAACATCAACATCCAGATGCTGCTGCGCGGACGCAATGCGGTGGGCTACACCCCGTACCCGGACCACGTGTGCAACAAGTTCGTGGATGAGGCGGCGCGTTCCGGTGTCGACATTTTCCGCATTTTTGACGCCTTGAATGATGTCTCGCAGATGCGTCCCGCGATCGAGGCTGTTCTGTCCACCGACACCTGTGTAGCAGAGGTGGCGATGGCTTACTCCGGTAACCTCGCCGACCCGAACGAGAAGCTATACACGCTGGACTACTACCTCAAGCTCGCAGAGCAGATCGTGGAGTCCGGCGCGCACATCCTGGCGATTAAAGACATGGCCGGCCTTATGCGCCCGGCTGCCGCAACCAAGCTTGTGACGGCGTTGCGACGCGAGTTTGATCTGCCCGTTCACGTGCACACTCACGACACCGCTGGTGGCCAGTTGGCTACCTACCTGGCGGCAGCAAATGCTGGTGCCGATGCGGTCGACGGTGCTTCCGCACCTTTGTCAGGTACGACGTCGCAACCGTCACTGTCGGCGATTGTCGCAGCGTTTGCAGACACCTACCGCGACACCGGTTTGAGCCTGAAGAACGTCTCCGACATGGAGCCTTACTGGGAGGCTGTGCGCACGATGTACGCACCCTTCGAGTCCGGCACCCCGGGGCCGACCGGTCGCGTGTACCGCCACGAGATCCCTGGCGGGCAGTTGTCCAACCTGCGTGCCCAAGCAGTTGCGCTGGGTCTTGCCGACCGCTTTGAGCTGATCGAAGACAACTATGCTGCGGTCAACGAGATGCTGGGTCGCCCCACCAAGGTGACCCCCTCGTCCAAGGTCGTTGGTGATCTGGCGCTTCACCTGGTGGGTGCCAACGTGGATCCCGCAGACTTTGTTGCCGATCCCCACAAGTACGACATCCCGGATTCCGTGATCGCATTCTTGCGTGGCGAGCTGGGCACCCCTCCCGGCGGTTGGCCCGAGCCTTTTCGCAGCCGCATTCTCGAAGGCCGCGCGGAAACCTCCGCAGCGCTGGTGGATGTGCCGGAAGAGGAAGCGGACAACCTCGAGTCGAAGGATCAAGCAACCCGTCGTGCGGCACTGGACCGTTTGATGTTCGCTAAGCCCGCCGCCGAGTTCGTCGAGCACCGCCGCCGTTTCGGTAACACCTCCATTTTGGAAGATCGTGAGTTCTTCTATGGTTTGGTCGAGGGTGAAGAAACCGTCATCGACCTGGGTGATTCTGTCCAGCTGGTCGTCCGCCTCGACGCAATTTCTGAGCCTGATGACAAGGGCATGCGCACGGTCGTGTTCAACGTTAACGGCCAGATCCGCCCGTTGCGTGTGCGTGACCACTCCGTCGAGTCCACCACGCAGGCCGCTGAAAAGGCCGACCCGTCCAAGGCTGGAGACGTTGCTGCGCCGTTCGCTGGTGTCGTGACAGTCACCGCCGTTGAGGGCGACGAGGTCAAGGCTGGCGACCCGGTGGCAATCATCGAGGCTATGAAGATGGAAGCAACCATCACCGCGCCGACTGGTGGCACGATCAGCCGTGTGGTGCTATCCCAGGCTGCGAAGGTCGAAGGTGGGGATCTGCTACTCGTTATCGAGTAA
- a CDS encoding NAD(P)H-quinone dehydrogenase, with protein sequence MTRRIVIIGGGPAGYEAALAGAKYGADITLIEDQGLGGSAVLHDCVPSKSFIAATGIKTDLRRADDMGFDKSLADSFLHIDAVNARVKDLARSQSQDIGRQMERAGIRVINGRGRFDDYNPKQTTHYIAVDKIDGSSEIIECDLVLLATGASPRILPGAQPDGERILTWRQVYDIDELPEHLIVVGSGVTGAEFVSAFAELGVKVTMVASRDRILPHDDADAADVLETVLAERGVQLEKDARVDTVTRTEDGGVCVRTADGREIFGSHALMTVGSVPNTSGLGLETIGVETQKSGHIKVDRVSRTTVPGIYAAGDCTDLFPLASVAAMQGRIAMYHALGEGVSPIRLKTVATAVFTRPEIAAVGVTHAQVESGEVNARVIVLPLTTNARAKMRSLRHGFVKLFCRKNSGLVIGGVVVAPTASELILPIALAVDKGLTVSDLASTFAVYPTLSGSITEAARQLVQHDDLG encoded by the coding sequence TTGACTAGGCGAATTGTCATCATCGGCGGCGGACCTGCCGGCTACGAAGCAGCATTGGCTGGTGCGAAGTACGGGGCCGACATCACTTTGATCGAAGACCAGGGGCTTGGCGGCTCCGCAGTCTTGCACGATTGCGTGCCCTCAAAGTCCTTCATCGCCGCCACCGGTATCAAAACCGACCTGCGTCGAGCTGACGACATGGGCTTCGACAAGTCCTTGGCCGACAGCTTCCTGCACATCGACGCCGTCAACGCACGTGTCAAAGACCTGGCGCGCAGCCAGTCCCAGGACATTGGCCGCCAAATGGAACGCGCCGGGATTCGCGTGATCAACGGCCGTGGCCGTTTTGACGATTACAACCCGAAGCAAACCACCCACTACATTGCGGTGGATAAGATCGACGGTTCTTCAGAAATCATCGAGTGCGACCTGGTGCTGCTTGCCACGGGTGCATCGCCTCGTATCCTGCCGGGTGCGCAGCCGGACGGCGAGCGCATCTTGACCTGGCGTCAGGTTTACGACATTGATGAACTGCCCGAGCACCTGATTGTTGTGGGTTCCGGTGTGACCGGTGCAGAATTCGTCTCCGCTTTTGCTGAGCTGGGTGTGAAGGTCACGATGGTCGCCTCCCGCGACCGCATCCTGCCCCACGATGATGCTGATGCCGCAGACGTGTTGGAAACCGTGCTCGCAGAGCGCGGCGTCCAGCTGGAAAAGGATGCCCGCGTTGACACCGTGACCCGCACCGAGGACGGCGGAGTATGCGTGCGCACCGCTGACGGCCGCGAGATCTTCGGTTCCCACGCGCTGATGACTGTCGGTTCTGTGCCGAATACCTCCGGCCTTGGTTTGGAAACCATTGGTGTTGAGACCCAAAAGTCGGGGCACATCAAGGTCGACCGCGTGTCCCGGACGACGGTTCCCGGTATTTACGCTGCTGGTGACTGCACAGACTTGTTCCCCTTGGCTTCCGTCGCTGCTATGCAGGGCCGCATCGCCATGTACCACGCGTTGGGTGAAGGCGTGTCCCCGATCCGTTTGAAGACTGTTGCGACGGCTGTGTTTACTCGCCCTGAGATCGCAGCTGTGGGCGTGACCCATGCTCAGGTGGAATCGGGCGAGGTCAACGCACGCGTGATCGTTCTTCCCCTGACGACTAACGCTCGTGCCAAAATGCGCTCGCTGCGCCACGGTTTTGTGAAGCTGTTCTGCCGTAAGAACTCCGGTTTGGTTATTGGCGGCGTGGTTGTTGCTCCGACGGCGTCGGAGTTGATCCTTCCGATTGCGTTGGCCGTGGATAAGGGCCTGACGGTGTCAGATTTGGCTAGCACGTTTGCGGTGTACCCGACGTTGTCTGGTTCGATCACTGAGGCTGCTCGTCAGCTGGTCCAGCACGACGACCTCGGCTAG
- a CDS encoding phospho-sugar mutase produces the protein MNINDQQPVTEGLRFGTAGLRAPVGPGAQEMNVTQVTRTTAGVASWLAERAAARAASGAQQHHPDPDTEALLGEIHGNIDDGALKVAVGFDARYGSHTFAVTAAEVFAGAGFEVTLLPTPTPTPVLAWLVKYRGLDAGVQITASHNPASDNGYKVYVDGGSQLISPDDREIEKHIARISLDDVANIPRVTVRPAPDQLLHYLDAVVSLVEPASSDRLRVNNERADLKVAYTALHGVGGRALKQALQWAGFAMTWSVANQHYPDPTFPTVDFPNPEEAGATDQLIELGQQVDADILVALDPDADRCAIGIRTEDTDGHSGRRHFRMLRGDELGPLLATRIVDTRMATTRKAFGTVAAPVVATTVVSSQLLGNIATQRGWDYQETLTGFKHLARAATGRPGELVFAYEEAIGTCPAPWMVADKDGIATALVACSWAAELKAQGSTLEEQLEALYQQHGYFQGTQISVRTPNPRDVITQLENTCPDTLAGMPLAIGSLPENQGLTLTATQAGDGSQHTGAIPAVRIIGRASGTEPKAKFYIETHAHTHAQAQQLLQLAERLVQQHVS, from the coding sequence ATGAACATTAACGACCAACAACCAGTGACCGAGGGCCTGCGTTTCGGTACCGCTGGCCTGCGCGCGCCCGTTGGGCCCGGGGCACAAGAAATGAACGTCACCCAAGTCACCCGCACTACCGCGGGCGTCGCAAGTTGGCTTGCCGAACGTGCAGCAGCCAGGGCTGCATCCGGCGCCCAGCAGCACCACCCCGACCCGGACACCGAGGCCCTGCTCGGCGAAATCCACGGCAACATCGACGACGGTGCCCTCAAAGTAGCCGTCGGATTCGACGCCCGCTACGGCTCCCACACCTTCGCCGTCACCGCCGCAGAGGTGTTCGCCGGGGCGGGTTTCGAAGTCACCTTGTTACCCACCCCGACCCCCACCCCTGTGCTTGCCTGGCTGGTCAAATACCGAGGGCTGGACGCGGGCGTGCAAATCACCGCCAGCCACAACCCCGCCTCCGACAATGGATACAAAGTCTACGTAGACGGCGGCAGCCAACTGATCTCCCCCGACGACCGGGAAATCGAAAAACACATCGCGCGCATCAGCCTTGATGACGTCGCGAACATCCCTCGCGTCACTGTGCGTCCCGCGCCCGATCAACTACTCCACTACCTAGACGCTGTCGTCAGCCTCGTCGAACCAGCCTCCTCCGACCGTCTGCGCGTCAATAACGAACGCGCCGACCTTAAAGTCGCCTACACCGCACTACACGGAGTGGGCGGCCGAGCGCTCAAACAAGCCCTCCAATGGGCCGGATTCGCCATGACATGGTCAGTGGCCAACCAACACTACCCCGACCCAACCTTCCCCACCGTGGACTTTCCCAACCCGGAAGAAGCCGGCGCCACAGACCAACTGATCGAGCTTGGGCAACAAGTCGACGCTGACATCCTCGTCGCACTCGACCCCGACGCTGACCGCTGCGCCATCGGCATCCGCACCGAAGATACCGATGGACACAGCGGCCGCCGCCACTTCCGCATGCTCCGCGGGGACGAACTCGGCCCACTACTAGCCACCCGCATCGTCGACACACGCATGGCCACCACGCGCAAAGCATTCGGAACAGTAGCAGCCCCCGTCGTCGCCACCACCGTCGTGTCCTCCCAACTACTTGGCAACATCGCCACGCAACGCGGCTGGGACTACCAAGAAACACTCACCGGATTCAAACACCTCGCCCGCGCAGCCACCGGGCGCCCCGGAGAACTCGTCTTCGCCTACGAAGAAGCCATCGGCACCTGCCCCGCCCCCTGGATGGTAGCCGACAAAGACGGCATCGCCACTGCACTCGTCGCCTGCTCCTGGGCAGCAGAGCTCAAAGCACAAGGCTCAACCCTGGAAGAGCAACTCGAAGCCCTCTACCAGCAGCACGGTTACTTCCAAGGAACACAGATTTCCGTGCGCACCCCCAACCCCCGCGACGTCATCACCCAATTAGAAAACACATGCCCCGACACCCTTGCAGGCATGCCCCTCGCAATCGGCTCGCTGCCAGAAAACCAAGGGCTCACACTGACCGCCACACAAGCAGGCGACGGCTCGCAGCACACGGGCGCAATCCCCGCCGTCAGGATCATCGGGCGAGCATCCGGCACCGAACCCAAAGCAAAGTTCTACATCGAAACCCACGCGCACACCCACGCGCAGGCACAACAACTGCTGCAGCTAGCTGAACGACTCGTCCAGCAACACGTTAGCTAG
- a CDS encoding amidohydrolase encodes MMAQCGLRWALLCGQVVDGGKLVLNSAYWARDCQGLKQEGCWVSTTAVDSAQHVPGGLLEAVTAWLAEHEREVTAWREHLHSYPETSHNEVETTAFIAKVLRHHGLEPVLFPATGLYVDIDDLHSVNDAASDGTEHDDAAGLPQPGALRVAFRADIDALPIAENTGLPFASKNPGVMHACGHDVHAAVLLGFACAVADAVKQGAALPQGIRCIFQPAEEVMDGGAPSVISWGALSGVSTIFALHVEPKLAVGRIGIREGAITSAGDVINIEVVGPGGHTSRPHRSADVVYALSRVVTELPAVLSRRIDPRSGTVMVFGAIQAGATANAIPKRGVAKGTIRTADIAVWNMVEPLLRELIGDIVRPTGCDVIVNYQRGVPPVVNDAVATVVCADAVRAIDPEAVVQVPQSSGGEDFSWYLQHIPGAMVRLGAWNGQGKRSDLHQEDMVADPRAVGIGIKFFASVLDRLFG; translated from the coding sequence ATGATGGCACAATGTGGGCTGCGGTGGGCCCTCTTGTGTGGGCAGGTCGTCGATGGGGGTAAGTTGGTGCTTAACAGTGCGTATTGGGCGCGCGATTGTCAGGGTTTGAAGCAGGAAGGGTGTTGGGTGTCAACGACAGCGGTGGATTCGGCGCAGCACGTACCGGGTGGGTTGCTTGAGGCGGTGACCGCGTGGCTGGCCGAGCACGAGCGCGAGGTAACTGCGTGGCGCGAGCACCTGCATTCTTACCCCGAGACCTCCCATAATGAGGTCGAGACGACGGCGTTCATCGCCAAAGTGTTGCGCCATCATGGGTTGGAACCTGTGCTGTTTCCCGCCACCGGCCTGTATGTCGACATTGATGATCTTCATTCGGTTAATGACGCCGCGTCTGACGGCACTGAACACGATGACGCCGCGGGTTTGCCGCAACCAGGGGCCCTGCGGGTGGCTTTCCGTGCGGATATTGATGCGCTGCCAATTGCGGAGAACACGGGTTTGCCTTTCGCGTCGAAGAATCCTGGTGTGATGCATGCGTGTGGCCATGACGTGCACGCCGCGGTGTTGTTGGGTTTTGCGTGCGCTGTGGCTGATGCGGTGAAGCAAGGTGCTGCTTTGCCGCAGGGTATTCGATGCATTTTCCAGCCGGCCGAGGAGGTTATGGATGGCGGTGCTCCCTCGGTGATTAGCTGGGGTGCGTTGTCCGGTGTGTCGACAATTTTTGCCCTGCACGTGGAGCCCAAGTTGGCGGTGGGGCGTATCGGTATCCGCGAGGGTGCGATTACGTCGGCGGGGGACGTCATCAATATTGAGGTTGTGGGCCCAGGTGGGCATACGTCTCGTCCCCACCGCAGTGCGGACGTGGTGTACGCGCTGTCGAGGGTTGTGACCGAACTTCCGGCAGTGTTGTCGCGGCGGATCGACCCCCGCAGCGGCACCGTCATGGTGTTTGGCGCCATTCAGGCCGGCGCTACCGCCAACGCAATCCCCAAGAGGGGAGTGGCGAAAGGGACCATCCGCACGGCCGATATTGCGGTGTGGAATATGGTGGAGCCGCTGCTACGTGAGCTCATTGGCGATATTGTGCGACCGACAGGGTGCGACGTCATTGTTAATTACCAAAGGGGCGTGCCCCCTGTGGTTAACGATGCGGTCGCGACCGTGGTGTGCGCCGATGCCGTCCGAGCCATCGACCCAGAGGCCGTCGTGCAGGTCCCGCAATCCAGCGGTGGCGAAGATTTCTCCTGGTACCTGCAGCACATCCCGGGAGCGATGGTCCGACTAGGCGCCTGGAATGGGCAGGGCAAGCGCTCCGATCTGCACCAAGAAGACATGGTGGCCGACCCGCGAGCCGTTGGGATAGGTATTAAATTCTTCGCCAGTGTACTGGACCGTTTGTTCGGTTGA
- the upp gene encoding uracil phosphoribosyltransferase, producing the protein MDITVCDHPLVASRLTLMRDARSDNAAFRAALKDLGAMLIFEASRDLRVEVFDVATPVATAKGVRLEKPPIIVPVIRAGLGMVDPALSMIPDAQVGFIGIARNEKTHEPVPYLEALPDDLTGQPVFVVDPMLATGGSLLHAIRLLVERGATDITAVCMVSAQPGVDALAESGLPVRLVTATIDPELNADAYIVPGLGDAGDRLYGPRNIDL; encoded by the coding sequence ATGGACATCACGGTTTGCGATCACCCCCTTGTTGCTTCTCGATTGACGTTGATGCGCGATGCGCGCAGTGATAACGCCGCGTTTCGCGCCGCGTTGAAGGATTTGGGCGCGATGCTGATTTTTGAGGCATCGCGTGACCTACGTGTCGAGGTTTTTGACGTCGCGACTCCCGTGGCGACTGCGAAGGGCGTGCGGTTGGAAAAGCCGCCGATTATTGTTCCGGTGATTCGCGCCGGGTTGGGAATGGTTGATCCTGCGTTGTCGATGATTCCTGATGCACAGGTTGGTTTTATTGGTATTGCTCGGAATGAAAAGACCCACGAGCCGGTTCCGTATTTGGAGGCCCTGCCTGATGATTTGACGGGTCAGCCGGTGTTTGTGGTGGATCCGATGTTGGCGACGGGTGGTTCGTTGCTGCATGCGATCCGTTTGTTGGTGGAGCGTGGCGCGACGGATATTACTGCCGTGTGCATGGTGTCTGCGCAGCCGGGTGTGGATGCGTTGGCGGAGTCGGGGTTGCCGGTGCGTTTGGTGACGGCGACGATTGATCCGGAGCTCAACGCGGACGCCTACATTGTGCCTGGTTTGGGTGATGCGGGGGATCGTTTGTATGGCCCCCGTAACATCGACCTGTAG
- a CDS encoding DUF1707 SHOCT-like domain-containing protein, whose translation MNNGDFRVGDADRTAALDSLSTLASRGYITLPEFDERSRSAAAAVTRNELNALFTDVPASAFEGSPGNAYTPNLPATYGAPSAPQLWTQGMSYPVPDAIESPREGRHIRDGFMAITTICVVAAADLSDIEALTLIIPVLAILIYGMKLGPKSWFAPTKKQLQKQELWRQKQIAAMQTQQIRQQLAIESAQRRAEILGNFEESARIASEATKRFADKANDTTRKFFG comes from the coding sequence ATGAACAACGGTGATTTTCGCGTAGGCGACGCAGATCGGACAGCAGCCCTGGATTCCTTGTCCACGCTCGCAAGCCGCGGCTACATCACCCTCCCCGAGTTCGACGAACGCTCCCGCAGCGCCGCTGCTGCGGTGACACGCAACGAACTCAACGCCCTATTCACCGATGTTCCGGCGTCCGCGTTCGAGGGCTCCCCTGGCAACGCCTACACGCCAAACCTCCCAGCCACCTACGGTGCGCCGTCTGCACCCCAACTGTGGACTCAAGGCATGTCCTATCCAGTCCCAGATGCGATCGAGTCCCCACGAGAAGGCCGTCATATTCGCGACGGCTTTATGGCCATCACGACGATCTGTGTTGTCGCTGCAGCTGACCTGTCAGACATCGAAGCTTTGACGCTGATCATCCCCGTGTTAGCCATCTTGATCTACGGGATGAAGCTCGGCCCCAAGAGCTGGTTTGCGCCGACGAAAAAGCAGTTGCAGAAGCAGGAATTGTGGCGCCAGAAGCAGATTGCAGCTATGCAGACCCAGCAAATACGCCAGCAATTAGCCATCGAGTCTGCGCAGCGTCGCGCGGAGATCCTGGGCAATTTTGAAGAGTCTGCACGTATCGCTTCGGAGGCAACCAAACGTTTCGCAGATAAAGCCAACGACACCACCCGCAAGTTCTTCGGCTAG